The following are from one region of the Capsicum annuum cultivar UCD-10X-F1 chromosome 1, UCD10Xv1.1, whole genome shotgun sequence genome:
- the LOC107873270 gene encoding golgin subfamily A member 6-like protein 7 isoform X2 yields the protein MANEDDNPTTPLVTKPNSDPSKDQSPVLSESCSSLPRSNCNGNGNKISDVNGIDNSPVQRNPQSPEDFILSVASKIASQPLQYSDPDVWGVLTAISDKARKRLQGINMLLTSEEHCIGRLVDNTRFQILSPAVSAQHCKIYRKKVLSEDVEHSTNCCTAVFLKDSSTNGTYLNWEKLNKSSPEARLHHGDIISIAFAPQHELAFAFVFREVLFSTSSADAAALKRKAEEFGSESKRLKGIGIGTSEGPISLDDFRSMQRSNTELRKQLESHVATIDSLQTENRAAMDHHEMEMKELRESVSKSYLEQLKEVQQLLEAKEKELVDSSRISSEQKHALEDLNERLNASEQSCVEANEIISSQKASISELKALLDEEREQRKEEREKAALDLKTSTQRVQAEAQEEIRRLSESAVKREKEQQEIINKLQEAEKERCSLVEALRSKLEDTRQKLVVSDNKVRQLEAQIREEQLSSACRKKRIEELEHERNMLRKELESEKAAREEAWAKVSALELEISAAMRDLDFERRRLKGARERIMLRETQLRSFYSTTEEISVLFAKQQEQLKAMQRTLEDEENYENTSVDIDLSPYNGNVKGSLLREKEVGDGSHNVTRAGCSTLNQRHVRELFELSSDDASATEKHDCNNRSEEGGQETQEVEFAGVECVKGGFGSEVDGVGTAPLEGDAVGTELVPESDTAGVAANVEGDLVGTEHVQETESLGINSERNIDLNKFCAASGNTMQLDDGTPVKEAQVQSPAICHESMPPSPENNVAEDDNVIEDTEAEGTIRTADLLASEVAGSWACSTAPSVHGENDTPKSKDNDACVAALQDSGAQVGESQCATSTSKASRWDHDRKALSEMIGIVAPDLKEQFCNAVGSDGDQGGNEGDPSDSATESCSDDEVNIMNTEAASDAETVDDDKVNEDVMDEDDAATQEDSVG from the exons ATGGCGAACGAAGACGATAATCCCACAACCCCATTGGTAACGAAACCGAACTCAGACCCTAGTAAGGATCAGTCTCCAGTTCTCTCCGAGTCATGTTCTTCACTTCCTCGTAGCAATTGCAATGGCAATGGCAATAAAATTAGTGACGTTAATGGCATTGATAATTCACCGGTGCAGAGAAATCCGCAAAGTCCTGAGGATTTCATACTATCGGTTGCTTCGAAAATTGCGTCTCAGCCTTTGCAGTATTCTGATCCTGATGTTTGGGGAGTGTTAACTGCTATCTCTGATAAGGCTCGGAAGCGTCTTCAG GGAATAAACATGCTTCTCACATCTGAAGAGCACTGCATTGGTCGGTTGGTAGATAATACTCGTTTCCAGATTCTGTCTCCAGCTGTTAGTGCACAACACTGTAAGATCTACAGGAAAAAGGTTCTCAGCGAAGATGTGGAGCATTCCACTAACTGTTGCACTGCAGTGTTTTTAAAAGATTCAAG TACAAATGGGACATATTTGAATTGGGAGAAGTTGAACAAAAGTAGCCCAGAAGCCAGACTGCATCATGGTGATATTATCTCAATTGCATTTGCTCCACAACATG AACTTGCATTCGCCTTTGTGTTTCGTGAAGTTCTCTTTTCCACTTCTTCAGCTGATGCTGCTGCTCTAAAAAGAAAAGCAG AGGAGTTTGGTTCAGAAAGCAAAAGACTCAAGGGTATTGGAATTGGCACTTCTGAAGGTCCCATTTCTCTGGATGACTTCCGAAGCATGCAGCGGTCAAATACG GAACTGAGGAAGCAACTCGAAAGTCATGTGGCAACTATTGATTCCTTGCAAACTGAAAATCGTGCTGCTATGGACCATCATGAGATG GAAATGAAGGAATTGAGGGAGTCGGTTTCTAAATCATACCTTGAACAACTCAAAGAAGTACAACAGTTATTGGAAGCCAAGGAAAAGGAGTTAGTTGACTCGAGTAGAATATCTTCAGAGCAGAAACATGCGTTGGAGGACCTTAATGAAAGACTTAATGCATCTGAGCAATCATGTGTTGAAGCGAATGAAATAATAAGCAG CCAGAAAGCATCAATTTCAGAACTGAAAGCTTTGCTAGATGAGGAGCGTGAACAGAGGAAAGAAGAACGTGAAAAAGCTGCTTTGGATTTGAAAACCTCTACACAGAGAGTGCAGGCTGAAGCCCAGGAGGAAATAAGACGGCTCTCAGAATCTGCTGTCAAACGAGAAAAAGAGCAGCAAGAAATTATTAACAAGCTTCAG GAAGCAGAGAAGGAACGATGTTCACTTGTGGAAGCCCTGAGATCCAAGTTG GAAGACACCAGGCAGAAATTGGTTGTTTCTGACAACAAAGTTCGTCAGCTTGAAGCTCAAATTCGTGAGGAGCAATTATCTTCTGCATGTAGGAAAAAA agAATAGAGGAACTTGAGCATGAGAGGAACATGCTGCGCAAAGAGCTTGAGAGTGAAAAG GCAGCTAGAGAAGAGGCGTGGGCCAAGGTTTCTGCTCTTGAACTAGAGATCAGTGCTGCAATGCGGGATCTTGATTTTGAGAGGCGCAGACTGAAAGGTGCTAGAGAAAGAATAATGCTACG AGAAACACAACTTCGATCTTTCTATTCTACCACTGAGGAGATCTCAGTTTTGTTTGCAAAGCAGCAGGAGCAATTAAAGGCAATGCAGAGGACATTAGAAGATGaggaaaattatgaaaatacttcTGTGGATATTGACCTTAGTCCATACAATGGGAACGTGAAGGGGTCCCTATTAAGAGAGAAAGAAGTAGGAGATGGAAGCCACAATGTGACTAGGGCTGGCTGCAGTACTTTAAATCAGAGGCATGTTAGGGAATTGTTTGAATTATCAAGTGATGATGCAAGTGCCACAGAGAAGCATGATTGCAATAACAGAAGTGAAGAAGGGGGACAAGAGACACAGGAGGTAGAATTTGCTGGTGTTGAATGTGTTAAGGGTGGATTTGGTTCTGAAGTCGATGGTGTTGGGACAGCACCCCTGGAGGGAGATGCTGTGGGAACGGAGCTAGTCCCTGAAAGTGATACTGCCGGTGTAGCAGCCAATGTGGAGGGTGACCTTGTTGGAACAGAACACGTGCAAGAGACTGAGAGCTTGGGAATCAATAGTGAGAGGAATATAGATTTAAACAAGTTCTGTGCTGCTTCTGGGAACACAATGCAGCTGGATGATGGAACTCCTGTGAAAGAAGCGCAGGTGCAGAGCCCTGCAATTTGTCATGAGAGTATGCCTCCTTCACCAGAAAATAATGTCGCTGAGGATGATAATGTGATAGAAGATACTGAAGCTGAAGGAACCATTAGGACAGCTGATCTTTTGGCTTCAGAGGTTGCTGGGAGTTGGGCGTGCAGTACGGCTCCTTCTGTCCATGGTGAGAACGATACTCCTAAGAGTAAAGACAATGATGCATGTGTTGCAGCTTTACAAGATTCGGGTGCTCAAGTGGGTGAAAGTCAATGTGCTACATCTACTTCCAAAGCTTCTAGATGGGATCATGATCGTAAAGCACTAAGTGAGATGATTGGAATTGTTGCTCCTGATTTGAAGGAGCAATTCTGTAATGCAGTTGGTAGTGACGGTGATCAAGGAGGAAATGAGGGAGACCCTTCTGATTCTGCTACAGAAAGTTGCTCTGATGATGAGGTTAACATAATGAATACTGAGGCTGCATCTGATGCAGAGACAGTTGACGATGATAAAGTGAATGAGGATGTGATGGACGAAGATGATGCAGCCACCCAAGAAGATTCTGTTGGATAG
- the LOC107873270 gene encoding golgin subfamily A member 6-like protein 7 isoform X1 — protein MANEDDNPTTPLVTKPNSDPSKDQSPVLSESCSSLPRSNCNGNGNKISDVNGIDNSPVQRNPQSPEDFILSVASKIASQPLQYSDPDVWGVLTAISDKARKRLQGINMLLTSEEHCIGRLVDNTRFQILSPAVSAQHCKIYRKKVLSEDVEHSTNCCTAVFLKDSSTNGTYLNWEKLNKSSPEARLHHGDIISIAFAPQHELAFAFVFREVLFSTSSADAAALKRKAEEFGSESKRLKGIGIGTSEGPISLDDFRSMQRSNTELRKQLESHVATIDSLQTENRAAMDHHEMEMKELRESVSKSYLEQLKEVQQLLEAKEKELVDSSRISSEQKHALEDLNERLNASEQSCVEANEIISSQKASISELKALLDEEREQRKEEREKAALDLKTSTQRVQAEAQEEIRRLSESAVKREKEQQEIINKLQEAEKERCSLVEALRSKLEDTRQKLVVSDNKVRQLEAQIREEQLSSACRKKRIEELEHERNMLRKELESEKQAAREEAWAKVSALELEISAAMRDLDFERRRLKGARERIMLRETQLRSFYSTTEEISVLFAKQQEQLKAMQRTLEDEENYENTSVDIDLSPYNGNVKGSLLREKEVGDGSHNVTRAGCSTLNQRHVRELFELSSDDASATEKHDCNNRSEEGGQETQEVEFAGVECVKGGFGSEVDGVGTAPLEGDAVGTELVPESDTAGVAANVEGDLVGTEHVQETESLGINSERNIDLNKFCAASGNTMQLDDGTPVKEAQVQSPAICHESMPPSPENNVAEDDNVIEDTEAEGTIRTADLLASEVAGSWACSTAPSVHGENDTPKSKDNDACVAALQDSGAQVGESQCATSTSKASRWDHDRKALSEMIGIVAPDLKEQFCNAVGSDGDQGGNEGDPSDSATESCSDDEVNIMNTEAASDAETVDDDKVNEDVMDEDDAATQEDSVG, from the exons ATGGCGAACGAAGACGATAATCCCACAACCCCATTGGTAACGAAACCGAACTCAGACCCTAGTAAGGATCAGTCTCCAGTTCTCTCCGAGTCATGTTCTTCACTTCCTCGTAGCAATTGCAATGGCAATGGCAATAAAATTAGTGACGTTAATGGCATTGATAATTCACCGGTGCAGAGAAATCCGCAAAGTCCTGAGGATTTCATACTATCGGTTGCTTCGAAAATTGCGTCTCAGCCTTTGCAGTATTCTGATCCTGATGTTTGGGGAGTGTTAACTGCTATCTCTGATAAGGCTCGGAAGCGTCTTCAG GGAATAAACATGCTTCTCACATCTGAAGAGCACTGCATTGGTCGGTTGGTAGATAATACTCGTTTCCAGATTCTGTCTCCAGCTGTTAGTGCACAACACTGTAAGATCTACAGGAAAAAGGTTCTCAGCGAAGATGTGGAGCATTCCACTAACTGTTGCACTGCAGTGTTTTTAAAAGATTCAAG TACAAATGGGACATATTTGAATTGGGAGAAGTTGAACAAAAGTAGCCCAGAAGCCAGACTGCATCATGGTGATATTATCTCAATTGCATTTGCTCCACAACATG AACTTGCATTCGCCTTTGTGTTTCGTGAAGTTCTCTTTTCCACTTCTTCAGCTGATGCTGCTGCTCTAAAAAGAAAAGCAG AGGAGTTTGGTTCAGAAAGCAAAAGACTCAAGGGTATTGGAATTGGCACTTCTGAAGGTCCCATTTCTCTGGATGACTTCCGAAGCATGCAGCGGTCAAATACG GAACTGAGGAAGCAACTCGAAAGTCATGTGGCAACTATTGATTCCTTGCAAACTGAAAATCGTGCTGCTATGGACCATCATGAGATG GAAATGAAGGAATTGAGGGAGTCGGTTTCTAAATCATACCTTGAACAACTCAAAGAAGTACAACAGTTATTGGAAGCCAAGGAAAAGGAGTTAGTTGACTCGAGTAGAATATCTTCAGAGCAGAAACATGCGTTGGAGGACCTTAATGAAAGACTTAATGCATCTGAGCAATCATGTGTTGAAGCGAATGAAATAATAAGCAG CCAGAAAGCATCAATTTCAGAACTGAAAGCTTTGCTAGATGAGGAGCGTGAACAGAGGAAAGAAGAACGTGAAAAAGCTGCTTTGGATTTGAAAACCTCTACACAGAGAGTGCAGGCTGAAGCCCAGGAGGAAATAAGACGGCTCTCAGAATCTGCTGTCAAACGAGAAAAAGAGCAGCAAGAAATTATTAACAAGCTTCAG GAAGCAGAGAAGGAACGATGTTCACTTGTGGAAGCCCTGAGATCCAAGTTG GAAGACACCAGGCAGAAATTGGTTGTTTCTGACAACAAAGTTCGTCAGCTTGAAGCTCAAATTCGTGAGGAGCAATTATCTTCTGCATGTAGGAAAAAA agAATAGAGGAACTTGAGCATGAGAGGAACATGCTGCGCAAAGAGCTTGAGAGTGAAAAG CAGGCAGCTAGAGAAGAGGCGTGGGCCAAGGTTTCTGCTCTTGAACTAGAGATCAGTGCTGCAATGCGGGATCTTGATTTTGAGAGGCGCAGACTGAAAGGTGCTAGAGAAAGAATAATGCTACG AGAAACACAACTTCGATCTTTCTATTCTACCACTGAGGAGATCTCAGTTTTGTTTGCAAAGCAGCAGGAGCAATTAAAGGCAATGCAGAGGACATTAGAAGATGaggaaaattatgaaaatacttcTGTGGATATTGACCTTAGTCCATACAATGGGAACGTGAAGGGGTCCCTATTAAGAGAGAAAGAAGTAGGAGATGGAAGCCACAATGTGACTAGGGCTGGCTGCAGTACTTTAAATCAGAGGCATGTTAGGGAATTGTTTGAATTATCAAGTGATGATGCAAGTGCCACAGAGAAGCATGATTGCAATAACAGAAGTGAAGAAGGGGGACAAGAGACACAGGAGGTAGAATTTGCTGGTGTTGAATGTGTTAAGGGTGGATTTGGTTCTGAAGTCGATGGTGTTGGGACAGCACCCCTGGAGGGAGATGCTGTGGGAACGGAGCTAGTCCCTGAAAGTGATACTGCCGGTGTAGCAGCCAATGTGGAGGGTGACCTTGTTGGAACAGAACACGTGCAAGAGACTGAGAGCTTGGGAATCAATAGTGAGAGGAATATAGATTTAAACAAGTTCTGTGCTGCTTCTGGGAACACAATGCAGCTGGATGATGGAACTCCTGTGAAAGAAGCGCAGGTGCAGAGCCCTGCAATTTGTCATGAGAGTATGCCTCCTTCACCAGAAAATAATGTCGCTGAGGATGATAATGTGATAGAAGATACTGAAGCTGAAGGAACCATTAGGACAGCTGATCTTTTGGCTTCAGAGGTTGCTGGGAGTTGGGCGTGCAGTACGGCTCCTTCTGTCCATGGTGAGAACGATACTCCTAAGAGTAAAGACAATGATGCATGTGTTGCAGCTTTACAAGATTCGGGTGCTCAAGTGGGTGAAAGTCAATGTGCTACATCTACTTCCAAAGCTTCTAGATGGGATCATGATCGTAAAGCACTAAGTGAGATGATTGGAATTGTTGCTCCTGATTTGAAGGAGCAATTCTGTAATGCAGTTGGTAGTGACGGTGATCAAGGAGGAAATGAGGGAGACCCTTCTGATTCTGCTACAGAAAGTTGCTCTGATGATGAGGTTAACATAATGAATACTGAGGCTGCATCTGATGCAGAGACAGTTGACGATGATAAAGTGAATGAGGATGTGATGGACGAAGATGATGCAGCCACCCAAGAAGATTCTGTTGGATAG